The Pyrenophora tritici-repentis strain M4 chromosome 2, whole genome shotgun sequence genome window below encodes:
- a CDS encoding DNA replication initiation factor Cdc45: MYLPRNLIAHLYQNLIKRTHAAAPPVLLLVALEPDALCACRILTALLKRDYIPHKIQPIAGYGDLSRAAEELVRPMRTTDGGSGGVVICLGVGGMVDMEEILGLDVDENGEGGTGDVEVWLLDARRPWNLTNVFAAPISHDPATGEFVRRQAGVDKGKILQSYQSSRGGIIVFDDGDIEDELQAEREAYAGLEEMPEGGSIPSSPEPRRQRGLLAAQLGGSSDFSRSDSRSRSVSPAIAPPQEQSLKSLRRQLIKKRNKYAHTLDKYYELGTSYSDPVSSLVYNLASELGREDNDLLWNAIVGVSSLELYGRTGSGVGLNPLSAQGGSAGWNGNRGENIRSVLRDEVRRLNPVTDATSMSREATMGEVWGVIPTTARSATDKSIRLSPEPRFLLLRHWSLYESMLHSPYLSAKLHIWSDAGQKRLAKLLAKMGVSLTECKQRFTHMDMELKRGLRERLIKFAPQYGLDGLVPPKSSTGDPKDGWGFVRCWGWKACLSAIDAGVILGAILEVGDAKSLNQSSFDSSNFVGNSENNEIATTTQEQQDLAQEHITSRFWTAYDALGNIDMLVNHISTAQHLYRAILRTGTALIEKKQIRHLRAFRMAVVKEGPDVQLFTHPGALTKLALWIAEAIVELNGTKGKNKGSELVMAGLDDSRGLYVVVGLGGGGATESAKSRLQKREAKMKAKEARQAKREEAREQRRKARIARNLAAGLDEDEVADDSESEAEASDSSDNDSSDEEEEDEHRGAGRNRFGNAFQEVVRETGARVRMDSFEACVIEIKKEDLSGFLEKLSQKAVVG, from the exons ATGTACTTGCCGCGGAACTTAATAGCGCATCTTTACCAGAACCTCATAAAACGCACACATGCCGCCGCACCGCCAGTTCTGCTTCTAGTCGCCCTCGAACCTGACGCGCTCTGTGCCTGTCGAATACTCACCGCATTACTAAAGCGGGACTACATTCCTCACAAGATTCAACCAATTGCTGGATATGGCGACCTCTCGAGAGCGGCAGAAGAGCTGGTGCGGCCAATGCGGACAACAGACGGCGGAAGCGGGGGTGTCGTGATTTGTCTGGGCGTGGGAGGCATGGTAGACATGGAGGAGATATTGGGTCTGGATGTAGACGAGAATGGAGAGGGCGGGACTGGAGATGTTGAAGTCTGGCTCCTGGATGCAAGAAGGCCGTGGAACCTGACCAATGTATTTGCGGCCCCCATAAGTCACGACCCAGCTACAGGAGAGTTTGTGCGGAGACAAGCGGGGGTAGACAAGGGCAAGATATTGCAGTCGTACCAATCCTCAAGAGGCGGCATTATAGTATTCGATGACGGCGATATCGAGGACGAACTACAAGCAGAACGGGAGGCGTATGCTGGTCTTGAGGAGATGCCAGAG GGAGGCTCAATACCATCTTCACCCGAGCCGAGACGGCAGAGGGGTTTACTCGCTGCTCAATTAGGCGGATCCTCAGACTTCTCCCGCTCAGACTCCCGCAGCCGCTCCGTATCCCCCGCCATAGCCCCGCCACAAGAGCAATCACTAAAAAGCCTACGGCGGCAGCTCATCAAGAAGCGGAATAAGTACGCACATACCCTAGACAAGTACTACGAACTCGGCACCTCATACTCGGACCCCGTCTCCTCGCTCGTATATAACCTGGCATCGGAACTCGGCCGCGAAGACAACGACTTGCTATGGAACGCCATTGTCGGTGTCAGCAGTCTGGAGCTGTATGGGCGGACGGGGAGCGGGGTTGGTCTGAATCCCCTCTCAGCACAGGGTGGTTCAGCAGGCTGGAATGGCAACCGAGGAGAGAATATTCGCTCAGTCCTGCGAGACGAAGTACGCCGTCTAAACCCTGTCACAGATGCTACAAGCATGTCTCGTGAGGCCACAATGGGCGAAGTGTGGGGTGTCATTCCTACAACCGCCCGCTCAGCAACAGACAAGTCCATCCGCCTATCCCCCGAACCACGCTTTCTCCTTCTACGGCACTGGTCTCTATACGAGAGCATGCTGCACTCACCCTACCTCTCTGCCAAACTACACATCTGGAGCGACGCGGGGCAGAAGCGTCTTGCCAAGTTATTAGCAAAGATGGGTGTCTCTCTAACAGAGTGCAAACAGCGCTTCACACATATGGACATGGAGCTCAAGCGCGGCCTCCGAGAACGCCTCATCAAGTTCGCCCCACAATACGGTCTCGACGGCCTCGTACCTCCAAAATCAAGCACAGGCGACCCCAAAGACGGATGGGGATTCGTCCGTTGCTGGGGCTGGAAAGCCTGTCTCTCTGCAATCGATGCAGGTGTCATCCTAGGCGCCATCCTCGAAGTCGGCGACGCAAAGAGCCTCAACCAATCCTCCTTTGACAGCTCAAACTTTGTCGGCAACAGCGAGAACAACGAAATAGCCACCACGACCCAGGAACAGCAAGACCTCGCCCAAGAACACATCACCAGCCGCTTCTGGACCGCCTACGACGCCCTCGGCAACATCGACATGCTCGTAAACCACATCAGCACCGCCCAACATCTTTATCGCGCCATCCTCCGCACCGGAACCGCACTCATCGAAAAGAAGCAAATCCGTCACCTCCGCGCCTTTCGCATGGCCGTCGTTAAAGAAGGCCCGGACGTCCAGCTCTTCACACACCCTGGCGCCCTCACTAAACTCGCCCTCTGGATCGCTGAAGCTATCGTCGAACTCAACGGCACAAAGGGTAAGAATAAGGGCTCGGAACTCGTAATGGCCGGCCTGGACGACTCAAGAGGTCTCTACGTCGTCGTCGGTTTAGGCGGTGGCGGCGCAACCGAATCTGCAAAGTCGCGTCTGCAGAAACGAGAGGCCAAGATGAAAGCAAAGGAAGCACGACAAGCGAAGCGCGAGGAGGCTAGGGAGCAACGTCGTAAAGCCCGCATTGCACGCAATCTCGCGGCAGGCCTGGATGAAGATGAGGTCGCGGATGACTCTGAATCAGAAGCCGAAGCGTCAGATTCCTCAGACAACGACAGCTcagacgaagaagaagaggatgaaCACCGGGGCGC